In Methanosarcina barkeri MS, a single window of DNA contains:
- a CDS encoding glycosyltransferase family 4 protein, with product MEIHQILPTISPGDAIGNEVREIKSVLNKWGYKSEIYAQNIHPGIDAKNYTEYKKVSSKENILIFHFSIGSEVSEFVTKLPDKKIMIYHNITPPDYFIGVNETLVNLLENGKNELRSLVDHIDLAVGVSEFNRLELQKMGFKNTDVLPIIVDFNEYRNPNEKLLSKYNDDFVNLLFVGRVTPHKRQEDIIKIFYYYKRINPKSRLFLAGSYEGCEIYSDYLKKLIQNLNLKDVHLLGKIKFNDLISYYKLADVFICMSEHEGFCVPVLESMYFEVPIIAYNSTAIPFTLENTGILVNKKNYCEIAEMVNLLVEDERLRSIIVKKQKGRLDDFKREKIITQFERILSKVK from the coding sequence ATGGAGATTCACCAGATCTTACCAACAATTTCTCCAGGAGATGCCATAGGCAATGAAGTCCGAGAAATAAAAAGCGTTCTGAATAAATGGGGATATAAATCCGAAATATATGCTCAAAATATACATCCTGGAATTGACGCAAAAAATTATACCGAATATAAGAAGGTTTCTTCAAAAGAAAACATATTAATTTTTCACTTTTCCATCGGTTCCGAAGTTTCGGAATTTGTTACAAAACTTCCCGACAAAAAGATAATGATTTACCATAATATTACCCCGCCTGACTATTTTATTGGAGTCAACGAGACTCTTGTAAACTTACTGGAAAATGGAAAAAATGAACTCAGGTCACTTGTTGACCACATAGACCTTGCTGTTGGCGTTTCCGAATTCAACAGACTGGAACTTCAAAAAATGGGATTTAAAAATACCGATGTTTTACCTATAATAGTGGACTTTAATGAATACAGAAACCCAAACGAAAAATTGCTGTCGAAATATAATGATGATTTTGTGAATCTCTTATTTGTGGGGAGAGTAACCCCGCATAAAAGACAGGAAGATATAATAAAAATATTTTATTATTATAAACGTATTAACCCAAAATCAAGGCTTTTCCTGGCAGGCAGCTATGAAGGCTGTGAAATTTATTCAGATTATTTGAAAAAGCTGATCCAGAACTTAAATCTAAAAGATGTTCATTTATTAGGTAAGATCAAATTTAACGACCTGATTTCTTACTATAAACTAGCTGATGTTTTTATCTGTATGAGTGAACACGAAGGCTTTTGTGTTCCTGTACTGGAAAGTATGTACTTTGAAGTTCCAATTATAGCGTACAACTCTACAGCTATCCCCTTCACTCTTGAGAATACGGGAATTCTGGTTAACAAAAAGAATTATTGTGAAATTGCTGAGATGGTAAATTTATTGGTAGAGGATGAAAGACTACGATCAATTATTGTCAAGAAACAGAAAGGTAGATTGGATGATTTCAAAAGGGAAAAAATAATCACTCAGTTTGAAAGAATATTATCCAAGGTGAAGTAA
- a CDS encoding glycosyltransferase family 4 protein has product MKLAFVTPWYGNIPGGAESECRRTVENLQKHGIEVEILTTCVKEFLSDWSTDFYEEGIYNLNGVSIHRFSVRKRDTARFDKINYKLMRGLEISPDEEKTFMREMVNSPGLYSYIAEHGTDYDYFLFIPYMFGTTYYGSCIYPEKSVIIPCLHDESYAYLNIYKTMFENVKGIIFHASPEKILANHLYNLNNMQTVLGEGIDMDFVYNPDRFREKYGIKTDFILYAGRKEAGKNVPLLIDFFTRYKKHRKNELKLVLIGSGTIEIPSESRNDIIDLGFVPLQDKYDAYAAATFLCQPSLNESFSIVIMESWLCKSPVLVHGNCAVTKDHCIKCNGGLYFNDYYEFEGCLDFYLGNPAIRKIMAENGMSYVIDNFSWDKIVEKYIDFLGSF; this is encoded by the coding sequence ATGAAACTAGCGTTTGTAACTCCTTGGTACGGGAACATTCCTGGCGGAGCAGAAAGTGAATGCAGAAGAACAGTTGAAAACCTGCAAAAACACGGTATTGAAGTTGAAATACTTACTACTTGCGTCAAAGAATTCTTGAGTGATTGGAGCACTGACTTTTATGAAGAGGGGATTTATAATTTAAATGGGGTCAGTATACACAGATTTTCAGTAAGGAAAAGAGATACTGCCCGTTTTGATAAAATAAACTATAAACTTATGCGCGGTCTTGAGATATCTCCCGATGAAGAGAAAACGTTTATGCGGGAAATGGTTAACAGCCCCGGTCTCTATTCTTATATTGCTGAACATGGTACAGATTACGATTACTTTTTATTTATTCCATATATGTTCGGTACGACTTACTATGGATCCTGCATATACCCTGAAAAATCAGTTATAATTCCATGCCTTCATGATGAAAGCTACGCTTACCTGAATATTTATAAGACTATGTTTGAAAATGTCAAAGGCATTATTTTTCATGCATCTCCTGAAAAAATATTAGCGAATCATCTTTATAACCTAAATAACATGCAGACTGTTTTAGGAGAGGGAATTGATATGGATTTTGTGTATAATCCAGACCGATTCCGGGAGAAATACGGCATTAAAACTGACTTCATTCTTTACGCAGGAAGGAAGGAAGCCGGGAAAAATGTTCCTCTTCTAATTGATTTTTTTACCAGATATAAAAAGCATAGAAAGAATGAATTAAAGCTCGTTCTTATTGGTAGTGGAACAATAGAAATACCCTCTGAAAGTAGAAATGACATTATTGATCTGGGGTTTGTACCACTTCAGGATAAGTATGATGCATATGCAGCGGCTACTTTTTTGTGTCAGCCCTCTTTGAATGAAAGTTTTTCTATTGTAATAATGGAGTCGTGGTTATGTAAATCCCCTGTACTGGTACATGGGAATTGCGCCGTAACTAAAGACCACTGTATCAAATGTAATGGTGGACTTTATTTTAATGACTATTATGAATTTGAAGGGTGCCTCGATTTCTATCTGGGAAACCCTGCTATCAGAAAGATTATGGCTGAGAACGGGATGTCGTATGTTATTGATAATTTTAGCTGGGATAAAATTGTAGAAAAATATATTGACTTTTTAGGGAGTTTTTGA
- a CDS encoding class I SAM-dependent methyltransferase, translated as MDTLEIKDEEVDIEKIMEKIRENIDKRKKEGIYTENEPEIMSETFSAASPIKIDIPEGLEFINYSDICNESYTISSHRPVIGKFLVEGRKMVHGEVQRYVDPVFQKQRKFNFGVTDVVKDLKTDVGNLNTDFERLNIDAKSLKIDVKSLKTDAGYLKTELEHLKVNSSQNIKSEVNSVISAIDLDLNNKIWLNSVLENSLKKNLQNHKVQKPENNESENNESEINYYAFEEQFRGSRDHIQQHQKAFLDYFKDCKNVLDIGCGRGEFLELARQNDIVAKGIDIDEDMISFCKSKGFNVELKDAIETLQTMEDKSLDGIFISQVVEHLAPNYLIKMLNLCNKKLKYGFYLIVETVNPLSFFSFTNFYIDFTHIKPVHPETLKFLLSAVNFREIETKFISPVPDSMRLKKLPDFDDLKDREKVLFETYNQNVNMLNNTLYGAQDYAVIGKK; from the coding sequence TTGGATACACTGGAAATTAAGGACGAAGAGGTAGATATCGAGAAGATCATGGAAAAAATCCGTGAGAACATAGATAAGAGAAAAAAAGAGGGTATTTATACAGAAAATGAACCGGAAATAATGAGTGAAACATTTTCTGCAGCTTCCCCTATAAAAATAGATATTCCTGAAGGTCTTGAATTTATAAATTATAGTGACATCTGCAATGAAAGTTATACAATAAGTTCTCATCGTCCAGTCATAGGAAAGTTTCTTGTAGAAGGAAGAAAAATGGTCCATGGAGAGGTCCAGAGATATGTTGATCCAGTTTTCCAAAAACAAAGAAAATTTAATTTTGGCGTTACAGATGTGGTTAAAGATTTAAAAACTGATGTCGGAAATTTGAACACTGATTTTGAACGCCTAAATATCGATGCAAAAAGTTTAAAAATTGATGTTAAATCTTTAAAAACAGATGCAGGATATTTAAAAACCGAGCTTGAGCATTTAAAAGTAAATTCTTCCCAAAATATCAAATCTGAAGTTAATAGCGTTATTTCTGCAATTGATTTGGATCTGAATAACAAAATCTGGCTTAACAGTGTGCTTGAGAACAGCTTAAAAAAAAACTTGCAGAATCATAAGGTACAGAAACCTGAAAACAATGAATCTGAAAACAATGAATCTGAAATAAATTATTACGCATTTGAAGAACAGTTCAGAGGCTCAAGGGATCACATTCAACAGCATCAAAAAGCATTTTTAGATTACTTCAAGGATTGTAAAAATGTGTTGGATATCGGTTGTGGAAGAGGGGAATTTCTGGAACTAGCCAGACAGAACGATATCGTTGCGAAGGGAATAGATATCGATGAAGATATGATTAGTTTCTGCAAATCAAAAGGTTTTAATGTAGAGTTAAAGGATGCAATTGAAACTCTTCAAACTATGGAAGACAAAAGCCTGGATGGAATTTTCATCAGTCAGGTAGTTGAACATCTGGCTCCTAATTATCTTATCAAAATGTTAAACCTTTGCAACAAGAAGCTTAAGTATGGTTTTTATTTAATAGTAGAGACTGTAAATCCTCTATCATTCTTTTCTTTTACCAATTTTTATATTGATTTTACTCATATAAAACCAGTACATCCCGAAACACTCAAGTTTTTATTAAGTGCAGTTAATTTCCGCGAAATTGAGACGAAATTTATTTCTCCCGTTCCAGACAGTATGAGATTAAAGAAGTTGCCGGACTTTGATGACCTAAAAGACAGAGAGAAAGTCCTGTTTGAAACTTATAATCAAAACGTCAATATGTTAAACAACACTTTATACGGAGCACAGGATTATGCGGTCATCGGAAAAAAATGA
- a CDS encoding ABC transporter ATP-binding protein, whose product MIKVSGVSKKFKLYHTPTDRLKEKILKKKYHREITALDNISFEVKEGQTLGVVGQNGAGKSTLLKVLSGVMLPDEGLIEVDGKITGLLELGTGFDQELTGIENIFMNGTFLGMDKSEIEKKKDEIIDFTELGDFIYDPIKTYSSGMLMRLAFSIAMHAEPKCFLVDEALSVGDAYFQQKCMRKILEFKNSGGSIIFVSHDMNAVKIVCDSAMLLDHGHMLSSGDPKDIIDYYHGMILQKAHMGDTEVKVYDIADTKDCTGRKNPNASTGEVELISFKILNSKNEEILYTESEQVIKVIYQVKALKELSDPHFGLHVRNNLGVSVFETNTYCSGIKTFTLKKGQIAELIWEFFIPLSAGDYSFSVGVANKGYGKDAFEEYLLMAHDIEVLKVIPNDSAIIYTGVFNMKPKIKIQKGSGKEL is encoded by the coding sequence ATCAAAGTATCAGGTGTTTCAAAAAAGTTCAAGTTGTATCATACACCCACTGACAGATTAAAAGAGAAAATCTTAAAGAAAAAATACCATAGAGAGATCACTGCATTAGACAATATTTCTTTTGAAGTGAAGGAAGGACAAACCCTCGGGGTAGTAGGACAGAATGGAGCTGGCAAATCTACTCTATTAAAGGTACTTTCTGGTGTCATGCTTCCTGACGAGGGCTTGATAGAAGTAGACGGAAAAATCACCGGTTTACTTGAACTGGGAACAGGTTTTGATCAAGAACTTACAGGCATTGAAAATATATTCATGAATGGGACATTTCTAGGAATGGATAAAAGCGAAATTGAAAAGAAAAAAGACGAGATTATTGATTTCACAGAGCTTGGGGATTTTATTTATGACCCGATCAAAACATACTCATCGGGTATGCTTATGAGGCTTGCATTCTCAATAGCAATGCATGCAGAACCAAAGTGTTTTTTGGTAGATGAAGCGCTATCTGTCGGAGACGCATATTTTCAGCAAAAATGCATGAGAAAGATTCTGGAATTTAAAAACAGTGGCGGATCCATTATTTTTGTATCTCACGACATGAATGCTGTAAAAATTGTATGTGATTCAGCAATGTTATTAGATCACGGTCATATGCTTAGTTCCGGCGACCCAAAAGATATAATTGATTATTATCATGGAATGATTTTACAAAAAGCACACATGGGAGATACAGAAGTAAAAGTATATGACATAGCTGATACGAAAGATTGTACAGGTCGAAAAAATCCGAATGCTTCAACAGGGGAAGTTGAACTTATTTCCTTTAAAATTCTGAACTCAAAAAACGAGGAAATATTATACACTGAGAGTGAACAGGTAATTAAAGTTATATATCAAGTCAAGGCCTTAAAAGAATTATCTGATCCTCACTTTGGCCTTCACGTTAGAAACAATCTGGGTGTATCAGTATTTGAAACAAATACATATTGTAGTGGCATTAAAACTTTTACTCTAAAAAAAGGGCAGATTGCAGAACTAATCTGGGAATTCTTTATTCCACTCTCGGCAGGAGACTATTCATTCTCTGTTGGTGTGGCAAATAAGGGATACGGAAAAGATGCTTTTGAAGAATATTTGCTTATGGCTCACGATATAGAGGTTTTAAAAGTAATTCCTAATGATAGTGCAATTATCTATACCGGAGTTTTCAATATGAAACCAAAAATAAAAATTCAAAAAGGATCCGGTAAAGAGTTATAA